The window TCACCCTCAACGAGGACTGGGTGATCGATGCCAACTTCGAGGGCAACGACGCGCGCTGGATCAACCACAGCTGCGCGCCGAACTGCGAGGCGGTGATGGTGGAGGACGAGGCCGATCCGAAAAATTCCAGGGTGTTCATCGAGTCGGTCCGCGCCATCAAGCCCGGCGAGGAACTGACCTACGACTACGGCATCACCCTGGCCGAGCGCCACACGCCGCGGCTGAAGAAGATCTGGGC is drawn from Thermomonas brevis and contains these coding sequences:
- a CDS encoding SET domain-containing protein, which gives rise to MPKKIATRKSAIHGNGVFAALPIRKGERLIEYKGRRRTHEEVDAGDSGDIESGHTFLFTLNEDWVIDANFEGNDARWINHSCAPNCEAVMVEDEADPKNSRVFIESVRAIKPGEELTYDYGITLAERHTPRLKKIWACRCGAKDCTGTMLKPKR